GCCGCCTGGAACGCGATGCCCATGATCGCGCCGAGGATCAGCTGCTCGGTGAACTCCTTGGACGTCACGGTGAGATTGGCGCCCTTGAGCGGCAGACCCTGCCCGATCAAGCCGGGCTTGACGTCGTCCACCATGGGGGAGCCGCTGGTCAACCCGCAGCCGGACCCCACGACGAGCACTCCGGCCAGCATCAGACACGTACGCCTGCCGGCCGCCCTCACACCCGTACCCGTACGCCTGCCGACCGTCCCCATCCCCGGACCCGGACCCGTACCCGTAAGCCTGCCGACCGTCCCCGTCCCCGTCCCCGTCCTCGGACCCGCACCCGTACCCGTACCCCTCACGACTCCACCTCCAACCCCCGTGGCCTCATCAGCAGTTCCGCCAGCGACGCGAGCCAGTCCACCAGCAGCGCCAGCGTCACCGTGAGGACCGAGCCGAGGACCAGGACGGGCATGCGCTGGGTGGTGATGCCGGTGGTGATGAGGACGCCGAGACCGCCTCCGCCGCCGAAGGTGGCGAGGGTCGCCGTGCCCACGTTCAGGACGAGGGCCGTCCGCACACCCGCGAGGATCAGCGGGACGGCCAGCGGGAGTTCGACGCGTCCGAGAATCGCGAGGGGGGACATGCCGATGCCCCGTGCCGCCTCCAGGAGCGTGGGGTCGTTGGCCTTCAGGCCCGCGATCGTGTTGGCGAGGACCGGCAGGATGGCGTAGATGGTGATGCCGATCAGGGCCGACTTCTGGCCGGTGCCGAGCCAGATGACCAGGAGCGCGAGGAGGCCGATCGCGGGGGTGGCCTGCCCCATGTTGGCGATGGTCATCGCGACGGGGGTCAGCTTCCGGAACGCCTTGCGGGTGAGCAGGATGCCCAGCGGGATGGCGATGATCAGCACGAAGAAGGTCGAGATCACGGTCAGTTGGATGTGCTGCCACAGGGCCTTGGACACCCGTCCGCCCGACAGCGCGTTCTCGGAGATCACGTCGAGGTCCGCCTGCTGGAACCACAGCCAGGTGGCCAGCAGAACGGCCACCAGCACGGCGGGCAGGAAGGTCAGCTTCTGCCAGCCGATCCGGGGCTTGAGCGCGACGGCGGCCGGCGGGACCTCGTCCTCGGCCTCGCCCAGGGCCCCGGCCTCGCCCGGGCCCGCGGCCTTCCCCTCACCGGAGCCCACGCTCTCACCGACACCCACGCCCTCACCGGCGCCGTTGTCCCGGAAGGCGAGACCTTTGACCTCGTGCTCGCCCTCGGGCCGCTGATCCTGAGGCGGTGTGCTCACGCCTTCTTCTCCCCTCCGTCGCCTTCCTGCTCGAAGTGGGTCTGCTGGGCCCGCGTCTCCTCCAGCTCATGCTGGTGCTCCATCGCCTCCAGCCGGTCGAGCTCCAGGAGTTCGTGCACGGAGTTCAACAGCGTCTCCATGTCGACGACCCCGATGTACTCGCCGCGCCGCCCGGTGACCGCGACCCGGCCCGTGGCGTCCGTGAGGACCGCCTCCAGCGCGTCCCGCAAGGTCGCGTCCCTGGTCACCGTGTCGTGGACCAGCGTGCCCGCCCGGGCCAGTGAGCCCCTGGCCCGCATGAGGTCGCCGCGGCGCAGCCACTTGTAGGGGCGGCCGCGCCTGTCGAGCAGCAGGATCTCGTTCGTACCGCTGGTGCGGAGCTTGTTGAAGATCTGCTGAAGCGGGTCGTCCAAGGTCACCGTCGGATAGTCGGTGACCTCCACATCCCGTACGCGGCTGAGGTTGAGCCGCTTCAGGGCGGCGCCCGCGCCCACGAACCCCGACACGAAGTCGTCGGCCGGGTTGGTGAGGATCGCCTCCGGCGTGTCGAACTGCGCGATGTGCGAGCGCTCGCGCAGGACCGCGATCCGGTCGCCGAGCTTGATCGCCTCGTCGAAGTCGTGGGTGACGAAGACGATCGTCTTGTGCAGTTCGTGCTGGAGCCGGATCAGCTCGTCCTGGAGGTGGTCCCGGGTGATCGGGTCCACCGCGCCGAAGGGTTCGTCCATGAGCAGGACGGGCGGGTCGGCCGCCAACGCCCTTGCCACGCCCACGCGTTGCTGCTGGCCGCCGGAGAGCTGGCGCGGATAGCGGCCGTGGAACTCGCCCGGATCGAGCCCGACGAGATCGAGCATCTCCTCGACCCGCGATGTGATCCTCGACTTGGACCAGCCGAGCATCTTCGGTACGAGGGCGATGTTCTGGCCGACCGTCATGTGCGGGAAGAGCCCGGACGACTGGATCGCGTACCCGACATGACGGCGCAGCTTCACCGGGTCCATGTCGGTGACGTCCTCGCCGCCGATGCGGATGCGGCCGCCCGTCGGCTCGATCAACCGGTTGATCATCTTCAGGGTCGTGGACTTCCCGCACCCGGACGGGCCCACGAAGGCGACCAGTTCTCCCGCGTTGATCTCCATGTTGACGCTGTCCACGGCGGGCTCCTTGCTGCCCGGATAGCGCTTGGTGAGGTTCTCCAGCTGGATCGTGGCACCCGTCGTGCCGGAAGCCGTCGTGCCGGAAGCCGACGTGCCGGACGCCGTCGTACCGGACGTCGCGCCACCCGTCGTACGGGGCGCGCCGGCACCGGCGCTTCCGGTGGTACCCGCCTCAGACACGAATCCCCCTCGGAATCGTCAACCGCCCGAGGGCGACGTACACGGCGTCGAACAGCAGCGCCAGGACGATGATCCCGAGCGTGCCCGCGAGTACCTGGTTGAGCGCGTTCTTGCTGCCCAGGGAGGCGATGCCGCGGAAGATCTCGTTGCCGAGGCCGGGTCCGGAGGCGTACGCCGCGATCGCCGCGATGCCCATCAGCATCTGGGTGGAGATCCGGATGCCGGTGAGGATCGGCGGCCAGGCCAGCGGCAGCTCGACGCGCACGAGGCACGCGAGGCGGGACATCCCGATACCGCGCGCCGCGTCGACCAGCGAGGGATCGACCCCGCGCAGACCCACGATCGCGTTGCGCACGATCGGCAGCAGCCCGTACAGCGTCAGCGCGGTCACCGTCGGCGGTACGCCCAGGCCCACGATCGGGATCAGCAGACCGATCATGGCGAGCGAGGGGATGGTCAGGATGGTGGAGGTGGTGACCGTGGCGAGGTTGCCGGCCCACTCGCTGCGGTAGGTGACGGCACCGATCAGGACGCCGATGGCCGTCGCGACGACCATGCACTGGAAGACCGCGCTGGCGTGCTGGTAGGCCTCCGCGAGCAGCTGCTGGTGGCGGCCGCTCAGGTACTCCCAGAAGTTCACGCCACCTCACCCCGGTCATCGTCAGTGCTCGGTCGCCGCCTGCTCCACCAACGGGATGATCCGCAGCGGAACGGGATTCTCCATGACGATCGCCGTGGAGGCCCGGACGATTCCATCAAAACCGACAACCCGGTCGATCACCCGTTGGAGATCGGCGTTCGAGCGGGCCACCAGCCGGCACAGCATGTCCCCGGTGCCGGTCGTGGTGAGCAGCTCAAGGACCTCGGGCACGCTCGCCAAGTGGCCCCGTACGTCCGGGCCTTGCCCCTGCCGGATCTGCAGGGTGGCGAAGGCGGTGACGGGATAGCCGAGCGCCGCGGGATCCACCTGCGGCCCGAACCCCCGGATGACTCCGTTCGACTGAAGCCGGTCCAGTCGGGCCTGCACCGTGCCGCGCGCGACCCCGAGCCGCCGGGACATCTCCAGGACGCCGATGCGGGGTTCCTCGGCGAGCAGGACAATGAGTCTGCCGTCCAGATGATCGATCGCCATGGGTCCTCCCAGATGGTCATCCTGTACAGAACGCCCGCCAGTACGCGCGCCCCGCTGATCATATTGACCAGTGAAGAAGCAAACTATTGCGCACCTTGTGGGAGAGAGCGAGGCTGCCGCCATGACGCAGACCACACACCACACCCCCGACACCGCGCGGCAGGCAGACCCCTTCCCGGTCAAGGGAATGGACGCGGTCGTCTTCGCCGTCGGCAACGCCAAGCAGGCCGCGCACTACTACTCCACCGCCTTCGGCATGCGACTCGTGGCCTACTCCGGACCGGAGAACGGCAGCCGCGAGACGGCGTCGTACGTCCTCGAGAACGGCTCGGCGCGCTTCGTCCTCACCTCCGTGATCAAGGCCGCCACCCCCTGGGGCCACTTCCTCGCCGAGCACGTGGCCGCGCACGGCGACGGCGTCGTCGACCTCGCCATCGAGGTCCCGGACGCGCGCCGTGCGTACGCGTACGCCGTCGAGCACGGCGCCCGCTCGCTCGCCGAGCCGTACGAGATCAAGGACGAGTACGGCACGGTCGTCCTCGCGGAGATCGCCACGTACGGCCAGACCCGCCACACGCTCGTCGAGCGCACGGGCTACGAGGGCCCCTACCTCCCCGGCTTCGTGGCCGCCGCCCCGATCGTCGAGCCCCCCGCCCACCGCACCTTCCAGGCCATCGACCACTGCGTGGGCAACGTCGAACTCGGCCACATGAACGAATGGGTCGGCTTCTACAACAAGGTCATGGGCTTCACGAACATGAAGGAGTTCGTGGGCGACGACATCGCGACCGAGTACAGCGCGCTGATGTCGAAGGTCGTCGCCGACGGCACGCTCAAGGTCAAGTTCCCGATCAACGAGCCCGCCGTCGCCAAGAAGAAGTCCCAGATCGACGAGTACCTGGAGTTCTACGGCGGCGCGGGCGTCCAGCACATCGCGCTCAACACGAACGACATCGTCGAGACCGTACGCACCATGCGCGCGGCCGGAGTCCAGTTCCTCGACACCCCGGACTCGTACTACGACACCCTCGGCGAGTGGGTCGGCGACACGCGCGTGCCCGTCGAGACGCTGCGCGAGCTGAAGATCCTCGCCGACCGCGACGAGGACGGCTATCTGCTGCAGATCTTCACCAAGCCGGTCCAGGACCGTCCGACCGTCTTCTTCGAGATCATCGAACGGCACGGCTCGATGGGCTTCGGCAAGGGCAACTTCAAGGCTCTCTTCGAGGCGATCGAACGCGAGCAGGAGAAGCGCGGCAACCTGTAGGCGGCCGAGTCGCCTGTCCGGTCCCGGGGGCCACGGGGGGACGCCCCCAGGACCGGCGGCGGTCAGCGTGGCGCCGAGCTCCTCGGGGCCGGTGCCGGCGCGGGCGTCACGGGCGTCACCACCGGCGCGGGCGTCGTGGGCGTCACCACCGGCGCGGGCGTCGTGGGCGGCGCGGGCGGGGCCTCCTCGGGTGGCTCGCCCAGGACCGACAGCGCCTCGTGGGCCGCGGGGGCGAGCAAGGGCGAGAAGTACGGGTTGATCCGGAGCGCCTCGGTCAGGTGACGGCGGGCCGGTCCGGTGAGCCCCAGGTCGCGTTCGATCTGGCCCCGGTGGTAGACGTACAGCGCACTGCGCACGGTGCCCCCGTGCTCCTTGTCCATGGTCTTCATGGCGAACGTGATCGCTTCCTCGTTGTTCCCGGCCCTGTGCAGCGCCCAGCCCAGCGCGTCCGCGACGGGAATGCCGGGATGCCGCTTCCACTCGGCGCGCAGCCGCTCCACCGCCACCAACGGGTCACCGTGGTCCGCCTCGAGGAGCCCGAGGATCAGCTCGTCGTCCACACCCCTGGCGTTCTCCTGCCGCACCCGCTCCCGCAGCAGGTCGTACTGCGCACGCGCCTCCCCGTCGAGCCCCAGTCGCTGGTACAGCTCGCCCAACTCCAGCGCGTACCGCGGCGCGGGCCGCTTGGCGAGCGCCGTCCGGTACGCGCGCAGCGCCTCCGACGTGCGCCCGAGCGCCGCCAGCGCGCGCCCCTGCCCGGCGCGGGCGCCGTGCTCGTCGGGGTCGGCGCGCAGCGCGGCCTCGAAGTAGCGCAGCGACCGCCGTGCGTCCCCGCGCTCCCACGCCAGGTCACCGGCCTGCTGCAGAAAGACCGCCTGCTCAGTGGGCGTCGCCGCGCCCACCACCGCGTCCGCGATCGAGGCCGCCGCGTCCTCGCGCCAGCCGAGGTTCCAGTAGACGCGCGAGGCGCGTGCCTTCACCGCAGGGCCAGAGCGCAGCTTCTGCAGCTTCTCGAGGGCCTTGCGGGTGGCCTTGTAGTCCCCGAGGCCGGTGTAGGCGTCGATCAGCAGCGGATACGTCGTCCACCGCTCCGGCGCCTCCTTCAGCGCCGTCTCGCCCCATTTCTTCGCCGTCCGGAAGTCGCCCCGCGCGTTGGCCAGCGCCGCCAGGCCGTCGAGCGCCGCCGCGTTCCCCATGGGGTTGCTCCTCAGCGAATTGAGCAGCGCCTTCTCGGCCTTCGGGTAGTACGCGGGCGTCGCGGTCCGCCGCGCCCGCTCCACATACGCGCTGCCGAGCACCGCCCACGCCTGCTCGTCGCGCGGATGGGCCCGCAGATGGGCCTTGCGGTCCGCGATGAGCGCCGCCAGATCGCGCAGCGCGACGGGCGCCCCGGCAGCCACCGCCGTCTTCGCCCGGGCCGGCGAACCCGGCGCGGGCGCCGGCGGCACGGCCTCCCGCGTCGGCAGCAGCACCAGCACACCGCCGAGGACGATCCCGCCCACGACCACGCCGATCAGCGCGCGCTGGGCGACGGGGGAGAGCCGCGGCCGCCGCCCGGAGGGCTCCTGGGGCTGCAGCCCGGTCAGGACCGGCTGTCGCTCTTCTGTCTGCATCCGCTCACTGTGCTGCAGTACTACGACCACATCCCGGCATCCCAAGCCGCATGCAGACGGGGTTCACACCGATGGCCCCGGGTGCGAACCTGTGATCATGAGCCGTATCGAAGCGCCGCGCGATGAAGACGCGGCAGTCACCGGCAACCTCGTCGACCGTCTGCTGAGCGGTCTGCCCACCGAAGCCGTCGTCGTCGACCCCGACGTCACGGTCTCCTACGCCAACGACATGGCCAGTTTCTGTCCGTCCGGCACCCCGGCGGTGGTCGTGCTCCCGCGCACCGTCGAGCAGGTCCAGCACGTCATGCGCACCGCGACCGAGCTGCGCGTGCCGGTCGTCCCGCAGGGCGCCCGCACCGGCCTGTCGGGCGCCGCCAACGCCTCCGACGGCTGCATCGTGCTGTCCCTGACGAAGATGGACCGGATCCTGGAGATCAACCCGGTCGACCGCATCGCCGTCGTCGAACCGGGCGTCATCAACGCCACGCTCTCCCGCGCCGTGGGCGAACACGGCCTGTACTACCCGCCGGACCCCTCCAGCTGGGAGATGTGCACGATCGGCGGCAACATCGGCACGGCCTCCGGCGGCCTGTGCTGCGTGAAGTACGGGGTCACGGCCGAGTACGTCCTCGGCCTCGACGTCGTCCTCGCCGACGGCCGCCTCATGTCCACCGGGCGCCGGACCGCCAAGGGAGTCGCCGGGTACGACCTCACCCGCCTGTTCGTGGGATCGGAGGGCTCGCTCGGCATCGTCGTACGGGCGATCCTGGCCCTGAAGCCGCAGCCGCCCCAGCAGCTGGTGCTGGCCGCCGAGTTCGCGTCGGTGCGCGCCGCCTGCGACGCCGTGTGCCGGATCATGGAGGGCGGGCACGTACCGTCCCTCCTGGAACTCATGGACCGTACGACGGTCAAGGCCGTCAACGACATGGCCCACATGGGCCTCCCGGAGACCACCGAGGCCCTGCTCCTCGCCGCGTTCGACACGCACGACCCGGCCGCCGACCTCGCGGCGGTCGGCGCGCTGTGCGAGGCCGCGGGCGCCACCCAGGTCGTCCCGGCGGAGGACACGGCCGAGTCCGAACTCCTCCTCCAGGCGCGGCGGTTGTCGCTCACCGCGCTCGAAGCGGTCAAGGGCACGACGATGATCGACGACGTGTGCGTGCCGCGCTCCCGGCTCGGCGACATGCTCGAAGGGATCGAGCGCGTCGCCGAGAAGTACGCCCTGACCATCGGGGTCTGCGCGCACGCGGGCGACGGCAACACACACCCCACCGTCTGCTTCGACGCGTCCGACCCCGACGAGTCCCGGCGCGCCCGCGAGTCCTTCGACGAGATCATGGCCCTCGGCCTCGAACTCGGCGGCACGATCACCGGCGAGCACGGCGTGGGCGTCCTGAAGAAGGAGTGGCTGGCGCGCGAGATCGGCCCGGTGGGAGTGGAGATGCAGCGGGCGATCAAGACGACGTTCGACCCGCTGGGCATCCTGAACCCGGGCAAGCTCTTCTGACACACCTGGCAGAGCGCTGCGGAGATCACTCACCGCCCTTCGACTCGTCCGACGGCCACGGGTCGCGCAGCCACAGGTCGTCGGCCGGGAGCGGAGTGAGCAGCTCGGCGAGGCCGTCGTCGATGCCGAGCTGCTCGACCTCAGAGCCCGGCGAGACCGCCCGCAGGGTGCGCTCCAGCCAGGCGGACACCTGTGCGGCAGGCGCTTCGAGCAGGGCGTCTCCGTCGGGCGATGTCAGCGCCATCAGGACGACGGTGCGGCCGGCGACGTTCGTCGGCCACACCCGCACGTCGCCGTGCCCGCACGGCCGGAACACCCCCTCGACGAGCAGTTCGCGGGCGAAGGTCCAGTGGACGGGATGCTCGGAGCTGATGTGGAAGGTGATGTGGACGGCGTACGGATCGTCGGTGCGGTAACTGAGCCGCGCCGGGACGGGGATGCTGCGCTCGGGCGACAGGACGAGCTTGACCTCGAGTTCGCGTTCCACCATGGAGTGCATGTCGGTGCGCTTCCTTTCGTCGTACGGGGACCCTGTGGGCGGGCCCGTACGAGTGGAGAGCGCGTTGGCCGAGCAGCATTACGCGGGTTCGGAGAATTTTTTCGGGTGATCGGCCGAAAGAGATGCCTGGACCAAGCTCGTAAGGGGGGTGGTGCGGCCGGAGGCGCCCAGGGTTGTGCGCGGTCTGATAGATGTGGAACCCCTAAAAAGCCCCCGAGCAGATACGGGACGACGGACATGAGCGCCCCAACCCCGGCCCCCGGTGACGACAGGCCCCGCGAAGGGTATTACCCGGACCCGTCCATTCCTGGATATGTCCGGTACTGGAACGGTGCCGCCTGGGTACCGGGTACGAGCCGTCCGGCGCCGTCCGACGGCGAACCGCTCGCGCCCCCGCCCGGCGCACGCCCCGCGCGTGTGCCCGCACCGGCGCCCGCTCCCGCCGAGGAAACGGGTCCCCACTTCTTCGACGAGGACCCGCAGCCCCCGGTGTCGCCCGCCGATGCCCAGCACGGCAGCCGGCCCGAGCCCGCCACCGCGTGGGGCGCCGACCGCTCCCAGCAGTCCGGCTTCGGCGGCGAACAGGACCGCCGGGTGTCCTGGGGCGCCCCGCCGGGTGCCGACCCGCGCATTCCCCGCG
This genomic interval from Streptomyces dengpaensis contains the following:
- a CDS encoding Lrp/AsnC family transcriptional regulator, which gives rise to MAIDHLDGRLIVLLAEEPRIGVLEMSRRLGVARGTVQARLDRLQSNGVIRGFGPQVDPAALGYPVTAFATLQIRQGQGPDVRGHLASVPEVLELLTTTGTGDMLCRLVARSNADLQRVIDRVVGFDGIVRASTAIVMENPVPLRIIPLVEQAATEH
- a CDS encoding ABC transporter permease is translated as MSTPPQDQRPEGEHEVKGLAFRDNGAGEGVGVGESVGSGEGKAAGPGEAGALGEAEDEVPPAAVALKPRIGWQKLTFLPAVLVAVLLATWLWFQQADLDVISENALSGGRVSKALWQHIQLTVISTFFVLIIAIPLGILLTRKAFRKLTPVAMTIANMGQATPAIGLLALLVIWLGTGQKSALIGITIYAILPVLANTIAGLKANDPTLLEAARGIGMSPLAILGRVELPLAVPLILAGVRTALVLNVGTATLATFGGGGGLGVLITTGITTQRMPVLVLGSVLTVTLALLVDWLASLAELLMRPRGLEVES
- the hppD gene encoding 4-hydroxyphenylpyruvate dioxygenase, which produces MTQTTHHTPDTARQADPFPVKGMDAVVFAVGNAKQAAHYYSTAFGMRLVAYSGPENGSRETASYVLENGSARFVLTSVIKAATPWGHFLAEHVAAHGDGVVDLAIEVPDARRAYAYAVEHGARSLAEPYEIKDEYGTVVLAEIATYGQTRHTLVERTGYEGPYLPGFVAAAPIVEPPAHRTFQAIDHCVGNVELGHMNEWVGFYNKVMGFTNMKEFVGDDIATEYSALMSKVVADGTLKVKFPINEPAVAKKKSQIDEYLEFYGGAGVQHIALNTNDIVETVRTMRAAGVQFLDTPDSYYDTLGEWVGDTRVPVETLRELKILADRDEDGYLLQIFTKPVQDRPTVFFEIIERHGSMGFGKGNFKALFEAIEREQEKRGNL
- a CDS encoding tetratricopeptide repeat protein, whose translation is MQTEERQPVLTGLQPQEPSGRRPRLSPVAQRALIGVVVGGIVLGGVLVLLPTREAVPPAPAPGSPARAKTAVAAGAPVALRDLAALIADRKAHLRAHPRDEQAWAVLGSAYVERARRTATPAYYPKAEKALLNSLRSNPMGNAAALDGLAALANARGDFRTAKKWGETALKEAPERWTTYPLLIDAYTGLGDYKATRKALEKLQKLRSGPAVKARASRVYWNLGWREDAAASIADAVVGAATPTEQAVFLQQAGDLAWERGDARRSLRYFEAALRADPDEHGARAGQGRALAALGRTSEALRAYRTALAKRPAPRYALELGELYQRLGLDGEARAQYDLLRERVRQENARGVDDELILGLLEADHGDPLVAVERLRAEWKRHPGIPVADALGWALHRAGNNEEAITFAMKTMDKEHGGTVRSALYVYHRGQIERDLGLTGPARRHLTEALRINPYFSPLLAPAAHEALSVLGEPPEEAPPAPPTTPAPVVTPTTPAPVVTPVTPAPAPAPRSSAPR
- a CDS encoding FAD-binding oxidoreductase → MIMSRIEAPRDEDAAVTGNLVDRLLSGLPTEAVVVDPDVTVSYANDMASFCPSGTPAVVVLPRTVEQVQHVMRTATELRVPVVPQGARTGLSGAANASDGCIVLSLTKMDRILEINPVDRIAVVEPGVINATLSRAVGEHGLYYPPDPSSWEMCTIGGNIGTASGGLCCVKYGVTAEYVLGLDVVLADGRLMSTGRRTAKGVAGYDLTRLFVGSEGSLGIVVRAILALKPQPPQQLVLAAEFASVRAACDAVCRIMEGGHVPSLLELMDRTTVKAVNDMAHMGLPETTEALLLAAFDTHDPAADLAAVGALCEAAGATQVVPAEDTAESELLLQARRLSLTALEAVKGTTMIDDVCVPRSRLGDMLEGIERVAEKYALTIGVCAHAGDGNTHPTVCFDASDPDESRRARESFDEIMALGLELGGTITGEHGVGVLKKEWLAREIGPVGVEMQRAIKTTFDPLGILNPGKLF
- a CDS encoding betaine/proline/choline family ABC transporter ATP-binding protein (Members of the family are the ATP-binding subunit of ABC transporters for substrates such as betaine, L-proline or other amino acids, choline, carnitine, etc. The substrate specificity is best determined from the substrate-binding subunit, rather than this subunit, as it interacts with the permease subunit and not with substrate directly.) gives rise to the protein MQLENLTKRYPGSKEPAVDSVNMEINAGELVAFVGPSGCGKSTTLKMINRLIEPTGGRIRIGGEDVTDMDPVKLRRHVGYAIQSSGLFPHMTVGQNIALVPKMLGWSKSRITSRVEEMLDLVGLDPGEFHGRYPRQLSGGQQQRVGVARALAADPPVLLMDEPFGAVDPITRDHLQDELIRLQHELHKTIVFVTHDFDEAIKLGDRIAVLRERSHIAQFDTPEAILTNPADDFVSGFVGAGAALKRLNLSRVRDVEVTDYPTVTLDDPLQQIFNKLRTSGTNEILLLDRRGRPYKWLRRGDLMRARGSLARAGTLVHDTVTRDATLRDALEAVLTDATGRVAVTGRRGEYIGVVDMETLLNSVHELLELDRLEAMEHQHELEETRAQQTHFEQEGDGGEKKA
- a CDS encoding ABC transporter permease; this encodes MNFWEYLSGRHQQLLAEAYQHASAVFQCMVVATAIGVLIGAVTYRSEWAGNLATVTTSTILTIPSLAMIGLLIPIVGLGVPPTVTALTLYGLLPIVRNAIVGLRGVDPSLVDAARGIGMSRLACLVRVELPLAWPPILTGIRISTQMLMGIAAIAAYASGPGLGNEIFRGIASLGSKNALNQVLAGTLGIIVLALLFDAVYVALGRLTIPRGIRV
- a CDS encoding SsgA family sporulation/cell division regulator, translating into MHSMVERELEVKLVLSPERSIPVPARLSYRTDDPYAVHITFHISSEHPVHWTFARELLVEGVFRPCGHGDVRVWPTNVAGRTVVLMALTSPDGDALLEAPAAQVSAWLERTLRAVSPGSEVEQLGIDDGLAELLTPLPADDLWLRDPWPSDESKGGE